In Scatophagus argus isolate fScaArg1 chromosome 3, fScaArg1.pri, whole genome shotgun sequence, one genomic interval encodes:
- the si:ch211-160o17.6 gene encoding uncharacterized protein si:ch211-160o17.6 gives MGRGQRQSTALPETTEVSLQKGTRVEQRVVGHLIRFDHKTAQHTCSGQPHCCCSWLCTLRTTARFCPSSSASARTRFSTSYFSPMRLYHCTQVIQKMDLQNAGGRHCCWMIPPCQVKENQQQQEGGDLISPRKLPNPVRASYQHRALHRELLFCHRRGLLPRRKPELQCVLEHKQREQDKQRELALCPPSDLEVKLHTRQQKIQVHELEEKKRSESLQNVPEFLRVRGTLKRIQTLSL, from the exons ATGGGGCGTGGACAGAGACAATCAACAGCATTACCTG AGACAACAGAAGTTTCTCTCCAGAAGGGAACAAGGGTGGAACAAAGGGTTGTGGGACACTTAATAAGATTTGATCACAAGACAGCGCAGCACACCTGTTCAGGTCAGCCTCACTGTTGCTGCAGTTGGTTGTGCACCCTGAGAACAACAGCTCGCTTCTGCCCTTCGTCTTCTGCGTCTGCAAGAACACGCTTTAGCACTTCTTACTTTTCACCAATGCGTCTTTACCACTGCACACAG GTTATACAAAAAATGGATCTTCAAAATGCAGGAG GGAGGCATTGCTGCTGGATGATCCCACCATGCCAGGTGAAAGAGaatcaacaacaacaggagGGCGGTGACCTCATCAGTCCCAGGAAGCTGCCAAATCCTGTCCGGGCTTCTTACCAACATAGAGCGCTTCACCGAGAACTGCTATTCTGCCACAGACG AGGTCTGTTGCCCAGAAGAAAGCCGGAGCTGCAGTGTGTACTGgagcacaaacagagagagcaggacaAGCAGAGGGAGCTGGCCCTCTGCCCCCCCTCTGACTTGGAGGTGAAGCTCCACACAAGGCAGCAGAAAATACAAGTC CACGAGctggaagagaagaagaggagcgaGAGTCTGCAGAACGTTCCAGAGTTTTTACGCGTGAGAGGAACCCTGAAACGGATCCAGACTCTTTCCTTATGA
- the b3galt6 gene encoding beta-1,3-galactosyltransferase 6: protein MNLLRLLCRHKTALVIGTVCSFAVVLVFLAKCTSETLKQAHQDPPGLAPHASDLQSYPGQQDAPSTSKDLSAFLVVLITTGPKYTERRSIIRSTWLTKDSDVLAMFVVGTQGLSSEDLQNLNTEQRRHKDLLLLPNLQDSYENLTLKLLHMYSWLDQNVDFKFVLKADDDTFARLNLLKEELKGKEPSRLYWGFFSGRGRVKTAGKWRESSWELCDYYLPYALGGGYVLSADLVHYVHLNAGYFKTWQSEDVSLGAWLAPVDVRRTHDPRFDTEYKSRGCNNKYLVTHKQSLEDMLEKHQTLQRDGRLCKEEVKLRLSYVYDWGVPPSQCCQRKDGIP, encoded by the coding sequence ATGAATCTGTTGCGTCTACTGTGCCGCCACAAGACAGCGCTGGTCATTGGCACGGTGTGCAGCTTTGCTGTAGTTCTGGTCTTCTTGGCCAAATGTACTTCAGAAACCCTGAAACAGGCCCACCAGGATCCTCCAGGCTTGGCCCCTCATGCCAGCGATTTGCAGTCTTATCCAGGGCAGCAGGATGCCCCGTCCACATCAAAAGACTTGTCAGCATTCCTTGTGGTCCTCATCACAACCGGACCCAAgtacacagagaggaggagtaTCATCCGCAGCACATGGCTGACCAAAGACTCTGATGTTCTGGCCATGTTTGTGGTGGGAACTCAGGGACTTTCCAGCGAGGATCTTCAGAACCTCAACACAGAGCAACGGCGGCACAAAGACTTGCTCTTATTGCCTAATTTACAAGATTCTTACGAGAACTTAACACTTAAGTTGTTGCACATGTACTCCTGGCTGGACCAGAATGTTGATTTCAAGTTTGTCCTCAAAGCAGATGATGACACATTTGCTCGCTTGAACCTCCTTAAGGAGGAACTTAAGGGGAAAGAGCCAAGTCGGTTGTACTGGGGCTTTTTCTCAGGAAGAGGGAGGGTGAAAACAGCCGGGAAGTGGAGGGAAAGCTCTTGGGAGCTTTGTGACTATTACTTGCCCTACGCATTAGGTGGGGGCTATGTCCTCTCGGCTGACCTGGTACATTATGTGCATCTTAATGCAGGGTACTTCAAGACATGGCAAAGTGAGGATGTGTCACTGGGTGCATGGCTGGCACCAGTGGATGTTCGGCGGACACATGACCCACGCTTTGATACAGAGTATAAATCACGTGGCTGCAACAACAAATACTTGGTGACACATAAGCAGAGCTTGGAGGACATGCTGGAAAAACACCAGACTCTGCAGCGAGATGGCAGGCTCTGTAAGGAGGAAGTCAAGCTGCGTTTGTCCTATGTGTATGATTGGGGTGTGCCACCCTCACAGTGCTGCCAAAGGAAGGATGGCATTCCTTAA
- the dnajc16l gene encoding dnaJ homolog subfamily C member 16 — MTTRRANRHPRTCPCLFAIFLLIWSVQLVKAATEYDPYKILGVSRSASQTEIKRAYKNLAKEWHPDKNKDPKAEDMFIKISKSYEILSNEERRSNFDRYGQMDENQAFGQSQHHGFRSFHNSFYFDESFFHFPRSRDFADSKYLLHHAQFNSDVLPDSHKRPYLIKVTSDWCFACVHIEPVWKEAVQQLEPLGVGIGIVDLGYERRLANQLGAHRAPSIIGLVNGRVTFFHQAVVREHLRQFIEDLLPQKLVEKITDNNYQGFLDSWHVENKPSVVLFDQVPVIPLLYKLTAFAFRDYVRFGYVDQGETQSSRLLRQFNINTYAPTMLLFKEDTEKPVDIIQARGMKRQIMDEFVSNNKFLQVPRLVNQQLFDELCPVKQFHRRRKYCVLLITGEDQAFVPGNKAFLDFASANKKEVLRFAYVYQRQQQPLCLTLLHNQAALSPQVVILERRSQAGKVLYRSVSGGWNGSEEDKHRLYEHLELLQKDPTYLSSDATLPELNNEMAPMFIIQWMNAAYDYMLQLYDDLLYSNWREMMPILSLIFSALFILFGTVIIQAFSEPSESKPQKPKPREQPQTEDDAASRASTSSRPPKKDFVEVTELTDITYTSNLVKLRPGHINVVLVLTNASKTALLRKFAKEVFSFSGTQTLHFSFLNADKHRHWMPSLLRATSDAMQSTGHSDEDEESSDYSGHVLALNGHKKYFCLFRPVFTGDDPNDSSSETSFSSDSRRKSRSRSRSSSHSRSRSHSREDGAVPKRGSSRATSIEVHHKLDRLGLWMERLMEGTLPRLRVPAWPSLDEPTNNSSTES, encoded by the exons ATGACGACCAGGAGAGCCAACCGACATCCTCGGACATGTCCCTGTTTGTTCGCCATCTTTCTGCTAATTTGGAGTGTGCAGCTGGTGAAGGCAGCCACTGAATATGACCCATACAAAATCCTGGGTGTCAGCAGGAGTGCAAGTCAAACAGAAATCAAGAGGGCATACAAGAACCTTGCTAAAGAATG GCATCCAGATAAGAACAAGGACCCTAAAGCTGAGGACATGTTCATCAAGATTTCCAAGTCATACGAG ATTCTGTCTAATGAGGAGCGAAGGTCCAACTTTGACCGCTATGGACAGATGGACGAGAACCAGGCCTTTGGCCAGTCACAGCATCACGGTTTCCGCAGCTTCCACAACAGCTTCTACTTTGATGagtcttttttccatttccccAG GTCCAGGGACTTTGCGGACAGCAAGTACCTACTTCATCACGCGCAGTTTAACAGCGACGTCCTTCCAGACAGCCACAAGAGGCCGTATCTAATCAAAGTGACCTCTGATTGGTGCTTTGCGTGCGTCCACATTGAGCCTGTGTGGAAGGAGgcagtgcagcagctggagcCACTGG GTGTTGGCATTGGCATTGTGGACCTTGGTTACGAGCGTCGCCTGGCCAACCAGCTGGGAGCTCACCGTGCTCCCTCCATCATCGGGCTAGTGAACGGCAGGGTGACATTCTTCCATCAGGCCGTGGTGCGGGAGCACCTGCGACAGTTCATTGAAGACCTGCTCCCCCAGAAACTGGTGGAAAAG ATCACAGATAACAACTACCAGGGTTTTCTGGATAGCTGGCATGTAGAAAATAAGCCCAGCGTTGTCTTGTTTGACCAAGTCCCTGTTATTCCCCTGCTCTACAAA TTGACAGCGTTTGCATTCAGAGATTACGTGCGCTTCGGTTACGTGGACCAGGGTGAAACGCAAAGCAGTCGGCTGCTGCGGCAGTTCAACATAAACACGTATGCCCCCACCATGCTGCTGTTTAAGGAGGATACAGAGAAGCCTGTTGACATCATCCAG GCCAGAGGAATGAAGCGACAGATCATGGATGAGTTTGTCTCCAACAACAAGTTCCTGCAGGTGCCGCGCCTGGTCAACCAGCAGCTTTTTGATGAGCTGTGTCCTGTCAAGCAGTTCCACCGACGGAGGAA GTACTGTGTGCTGCTGATCACAGGGGAAGACCAAGCCTTTGTCCCAGGCAACAAGGCCTTTTTGGACTTCGCATCAGCTAACAAAAAAGAGGTGCTGCGGTTTGCGTATGTCTACCAGcgccagcagcagcctctctgtctgacaCTGCTTCATAATCAGGCTGCACTGTCTCCTCAG GTGGTGATTCTTGAGAGGCGGAGCCAGGCTGGTAAGGTCCTGTACCGCTCTGTCAGCGGTGGCTGGAACGGCAGTGAAGAAGACAAGCACAGGCTTTATGAACATCTGGAGCTCCTTCAGAAAGACCCCACCTATCTGAGCTCAGACGCCACCCTGCCAGAACTCAACAACGAGATGGCCCCC aTGTTTATTATTCAGTGGATGAATGCTGCCTATGATTACATGCTTCAGCTGTATGACGACCTTCTCTACTCAAACTG GCGAGAGATGATGCCCATCCTGTCGctgatcttctcagctctcttTATTCTTTTTGGCACCGTCATCATTCAGGCCTTcag TGAGCCAAGTGAGAGCAAACCCCAGAAACCAAAGCCGAGGGAGCAACCACAAACTGAAGATGATGCTGCAAGTCGAGCTAGTACGTCAAG CCGTCCTCCTAAGAAAGACTTTGTGGAAGTTACAGAGCTGACGGACATCACGTACACCAGCAACCTGGTCAAGCTCAGGCCGGGCCACATCAACGTGGTCCTGGTGCTCACCAACGCCTCCAAGACTGCCCTGCTCAGGAAATTTGCCAAGGAGGTTTTTTCCTTCTCTGG GACTCAGACCCTCCACTTCTCCTTCCTAAACGCTGATAAGCACCGCCACTGGATGCCATCACTCCTTCGCGCAACCTCTGATGCTATGCAGAGCACGGGCCACTCAGACGAGGACGAGGAGTCGTCAGACTACAGTGGCCACGTCTTGGCCCTCAATGGCCACAAGAAATACTTCTGCCTCTTCCGACCCGTCTTCACGGGGGACGATCCCAACGACTCTTCATCCGAGACCTCTTTCTCCTCTGACAGCAGGAGAAAGTCCCGGTCCAGGTCTAGGTCCAGTTCCCACTCCCGATCCAGGTCCCATTCCAGGGAGGATGGGGCCGTACCCAAGAGAGGCTCCAGTAGGGCCACCAGCATAGAAGTCCACCACAAGCTTGACAGGCTGGGACTGTGGATGGAGAGGCTGATGGAGGGCACTCTGCCCAGATTACGGGTCCCTGCGTGGCCCTCCCTTGATGAACCCACTAACAACTCCTCCACAGAGAGCTGA
- the cdab gene encoding cytidine deaminase b, which yields MDQANFNGEVMDEDGSTHLLDQETVEKLIHQSQEAKKQAYCPYSKFRVGAALLTSEDQVITGCNVENACNNLGVCAERNAISKAVSEGYRSFKAIAIASDLDDKFISPCGGCRQFMREFGLNWDVYLSKPDGSSLKMTVNELLPNSFGPEDLAMKKVPNIPHES from the exons ATGGATCAAGCCAATTTCAATGGGGAAGTGATGGATGAAGATGGCTCCACACACCTGTTAGACCAGGAAACAGTCGAAAAGCTGATCCACCAGTCTCAGGAGGCAAAGAAGCAAGCCTATTGTCCGTACAGTAAATTCAGGGTGGGTGCTGCTCTCCTGACTTCTGAAGACCAGGTAATTACAG GATGCAATGTGGAGAATGCATGTAACAacctgggtgtgtgtgctgaaagaaACGCAATCTCGAAAGCAGTGTCAGAGGGCTACAGAAGTTTCAAGGCCATCGCAATTGCCAG TGACCTGGATGACAAGTTCATCTCCCCCTGCGGTGGCTGCAGGCAGTTCATGAGAGAG TTTGGGCTAAACTGGGATGTGTACCTGTCCAAGCCCGATGGCTCATCCCTGAAGATGACTGTGAACGAGCTGCTGCCAAATTCCTTTGGTCCTGAGGACTTGGCCATGAAGAAAGTGCCTAACATTCCTCATGAATCCTGa
- the LOC124056623 gene encoding anionic trypsin-1-like: MNLAPSCLLSLLLLLVVTGVHGGRIIGGAEVQPYSIKYQASLLFMNSHFCGGTLIHPQWVVSAAHCWRPSHMIQVVLSEHNIFVDEGFEQKFNVSLVIRHYQYTHWSFDNDIMLIKLDHPAVINTMVEPASLPDPNPPPLADLARCTVSGWGVTWLNSYSLSPVLRSVDVNIFSNCWYYYYFRITENMICAGSLFGGKDSCQGDSGGPLVCNGKFVGIVSWGIGCAYAYYPGVYSKVGNYLGWINWVIQNS; this comes from the exons ATGAACCTGGCTCCATCCTGTCTCCTCTCACTGCTCCTTCTGCTGGTTGTAACAG GTGTCCATGGAGGGAGGATCATCGGAGGTGCAGAGGTACAACCCTACTCCATCAAGTATCAAGCCTCCCTTCTGTTCATGAACAGCCACTTCTGTGGAGGAACCCTCATCCACCCGCAGTGGGTGGTGTCTGCTGCCCACTGCTGGAGGCC GAGTCACATGATCCAGGTGGTCCTGAGTGAGCACAACATCTTCGTGGATGAGGGCTTTGAGCAGAAGTTCAATGTCTCCTTAGTCATCAGGCACTACCAGTACACACACTGGTCATTTGACAATGATATCATGCTGATCAAG CTGGACCATCCAGCTGTCATTAACACCATGGTGGAGCCGGCCTCTTTACCGGATCCAAACCCACCCCCTCTGGCCGACCTTGCCCGGTGCACAGTCAGCGGCTGGGGCGTGACCTGGCTCAACAGCTACAGCCTCTCGCCTGTACTGAGGTCTGTGGATGTGAACATCTTTTCCAACTGCtggtactactactacttcagGATCACTGAGAACATGATCTGTGCTGGTTCTCTCTTTGGTGGTAAAGACTCCTGTCAG GGTGACTCAGGAGGACCTCTTGTTTGTAATGGTAAATTTGTGGGCATTGTGTCTTGGGGCATCGGCTGTGCCTATGCTTACTATCCTGGCGTCTACTCCAAGGTTGGAAACTACCTCGGATGGATCAACTGGGTCATCCAGAACAGCTAA